Proteins from a genomic interval of Xylocopa sonorina isolate GNS202 chromosome 4, iyXylSono1_principal, whole genome shotgun sequence:
- the LOC143423131 gene encoding uncharacterized protein LOC143423131 isoform X1 — translation MDNQIHSELIVKEEEEEEKEQKCDTPATETKNVVRDGESTIGIRPRPLICKPENVNIECKSEPIETKWHWAPGAWQDATRTSAFQPYKPPTLLTNLQRGNTQTEIPQLYGGSDITFHTLAGQGELTPEHIHPNTVDTPDEKGLTGLMWAAGYGQLGSARQLLKAGANKNYRGLNGETPLHLAAAYGHHDLVKLLLNHGADSNVSDEEGNTPLIYGAHGDHPHVCYELLSRGADITRRNMYNISAYQAAVLNNSSTAKAVIENYLIQQVVNIPPDIL, via the exons AAACTAAAAATGTGGTACGTGACGGAGAATCAACCATTGGTATTAGACCAAGACCTCTGATTTGCAAGCCAGAGAATGTAAatatagaatgtaaatccgagccTATAGAAACTAAATGGCACTGGGCTCCAGGAGCATGGCAAGATGCAACAAGGACTAGTGCTTTTCAACCATATAAG CCTCCTACTTTGCTTACTAATTTACAAAGGGGTAATACGCAAACAGAAATACCTCAACTTTATGGAGGCAGTGATATTACATTTCACACATTAGCTGGTCAAGGTGAACTCACGCCTGAACATATACATCCAA ATACTGTAGATACACCTGATGAAAAAGGCTTAACGGGTCTTATGTGGGCTGCTGGATATGGACAATTAGGTAGTGCAAGACAACTACTTAAAGCTGGTGCCAATAAAAATTATCGTGGTCTTAATGGAGAGACTCCTCTGCACTTGGCTGCTGCTTATGGACATCATGATCTTGTTAAATTATTGTTAAATCATGGTGCGGATTCTAATGTAAGCGATGAG GAAGGAAATACACCTTTGATATATGGAGCACATGGTGATCATCCACATGTATGCTACGAATTATTATCTAGAGGTGCTGATATTACACGCCGAAATATGTACAATATAAGTGCTTATCAAGCAGCAGTATTAAATAATTCATCAACTG CAAAAGCAGTTATTGAAAATTACTTGATACAGCAAGTGGTAAATATACCACCAGATATATTGTAA